The region ACTAGATGGATTTTTAAAACCGACAAGATGCATAAATCTCCAAAAATAGCGCAAGAAAAACATATTGATATACCAAAGTTGATCATTCATTAAATCACCTTGGTGACCATGAACAATCAATATCTTTTGCTTCGAATGTTTTTCTCGCAATAGAAGTGATTCGATAGGTTTTAAGTTTGGAAATAACTTCTGTCTATTCCCTAGGTATTCATCATAAAAGTAATAATAACTCTTCGCAACATAGAACGGATTTCTTAAAAAGATGTTATGATTTCCATATAACATAATCATTCTATTATTATTATAAAATTTCTTCAACTCGGTAAACACATCCGTATGAGCTGCCCGTATGGTTTGAAACTTTGGATGCTCCCATAATTCATCACCATCTCCTGCCTCAATGTACGTATAGCCTTCTTTATAATAATGCTTTAATGCCGATACCATTATACTTTGATTTCTTGCAAATTCATCAGAGATAGAATCATCTCCACGATGGATATCACTAAAAATAATAATCTTTGAATTTTTATCAAAACTCATTACATTGGCATGTTGATATGCTTTCGTTAGTCTCTTATTCGTTTGCATTTTCTCACTCCTTTAACTTTTGAA is a window of Lachnoclostridium phytofermentans ISDg DNA encoding:
- a CDS encoding metallophosphoesterase, with the translated sequence MQTNKRLTKAYQHANVMSFDKNSKIIIFSDIHRGDDSISDEFARNQSIMVSALKHYYKEGYTYIEAGDGDELWEHPKFQTIRAAHTDVFTELKKFYNNNRMIMLYGNHNIFLRNPFYVAKSYYYFYDEYLGNRQKLFPNLKPIESLLLREKHSKQKILIVHGHQGDLMNDQLWYINMFFLRYFWRFMHLVGFKNPSSPAKNIYKRHKVEKNYNDWIRKHKVILVCGHTHRLKFPKPGEVSYFNSGCCIHTKGINGIEIVNNEIMVVQWRMEADEEGIYRSVRRVIRGPKPISDFRH